CTACGGTTTTATTTTCCAGCTTGGTGTAATCTTCAAAAAAACTCATAGTTTCCGTAATCAAATGTGGTGGAAGTTCTGAAATATCGTCATAATGATTCACACTGGGATCGCCTGCAGCTACGGCAATAATTTTATCATCGGCTTCGCCGTTATCAAGCATTCGCATAACTCCAATTACCTTGGCGGGAACAATACAAAGCGGCACAACTTCAATTTGTGAAAGTATAAGAATATCCAATGGGTCTTTGTCATCGCAGTAACTTTGAGGAATGAAACCGTAATTGGCAGGATAATAAACCGAAGAATACAAAACACGGTCTAATTTCAGCAAACCGCTGTCTTTATCCAGTTCGTATTTTCCACGAATTCCTTTGGGAATTTCTATAATTCCATTTACGATGTCGGGCAATTTGTCTCCCGGGCTTACGTGATGCCAAGGGTTAAAAGTGTTTCGCATAATTATTTTTTTATTTATCTAAAATACAAAGGTAAAACTATTTTTTAATTCATTGTATTTAAAAAATAAAAAGAGGATATTTATATTTCAAATAACCTCTTTTTATTATGCTTCAATGAAAAAAAATTACCTTTTCTTTAACATTGAATAAAGCCACAAAACAATTATTGCACCTCCTATGGATAATAGGAGTGATTTCATATCAAAAGCAGTAACTCCGCCCCATCCTAACGCGGATCCGATAAATCCACCAACAATCGCACCAATAATACCAATAATGATTGTTATAATCCATCCTCCGGGATCAGGACCGGGATGAATAGCTTTGGCAATAGCTCCTGCCAATAAGCCTAAAATAATCCAAGTTAAAATTCCCATAATTTTTAGTTTTTAAATTAAAGATTAATTTTTAGTAATAAAACAACGTGTTTTATAGAATTGTTCTGCATAAATCATTTCGCTTTATTTAAAATTTGTAAAGCGTGGATTTTAGTGTTGATTTCTTTGGGAGAAAATACTTTCTCAATAATTCCTTGTTCATTAATAATATAAGTAGTCCGGAACATTCCCATATACTTTTTCCCATACATTGATTTTTCACCCCACGTTCCAAAATGCTCCGATAGTTTTTTATCGGTATCGGCAATTAAATTAAATGGTAAATCGTTTTTTTGAATAAACTTTTGGTGAGAAGACTCAGAATCGGCGCTTACACCAATTACTTCGTAACCGTCTTTTCTCAATTCTTCATATTCATCGCGCAAACTGCATGCTTCTGCCGTGCAACCCGATGTGTTATCTTTTGGATAGAAGTAAAGAACTATTTTTTTTTCTTTATAATCCGATAATTTTATTTCTTTACCATCTTGGTTTACTCCGAAAACCTCAGGAGCTTTATCGCCTACTTTTAATGCCATATCTTTTAATTTTTTGTTTAGATGTAATTATTTATTATGCATAACAAATAAAAAAAGAAACTGTTTTTTGTTGCGGTGATATTCAAATTTTTTTAATACCGTTTTTATAAAAAAACTACCCCGCAATGTGATGCGAGGTAGTCTATATAATAGGAGAATTAAAGAAAGTTATTAAATTACACCTTGTGCCAGCATAGCTTTGGCAACTTTAAGGAATCCGGCTACATTTGCTCCTTTCATATAGTTAATATATCCACTGGGTTCTTTTCCGTATTTAACGCATTGTTCGTGGATGCTACCCATAATTTGTTTCAATCGTTCATCAACTTCTTCTGCTATCCAGGAAATATGCATTGCGTTTTGCGTCATTTCTAAACCTGAAGTTGCCACACCTCCTGCATTTACAGCTTTGCCCGGTCCGTACATAACTTTGTGTTTTAAGAATGCTTCAATTGCTTCGGGCGTACAACCCATATTGGAAATTTCTGCTACGCAAAGTACATTGTTGGCAATCAGAATATTAGCGTCTTCCTCGTTCAGTTCATTTTGGGTAGCGCAAGGCAATGCAATATCCACTTTTACTTCCCAAGGACGTTTTCCTGCAAAGAATTTTGCTCCGAATTTTTCAGCATAAGGTTCTACAACATCGTTGCAAGTTGCACGAAGTTCAAGCAAATAATCGATTTTTTCGCCGGAAATGCCGTTTTCATCATAAATATAACCGTCAGGACCGGAAATAGTTACTACTTTAGCTCCCATTTCTGTAGCTTTAATTGCTGCTCCCCAGGCAACGTTTCCAAAACCGGAAAGAGCAATGGTTTTTCCTTTTATATCGTGTCCGGCAGTTTCAAGCATTTGTTTTACAAAATATAATCCGCCAAATCCGGTTGCTTCCGGACGAATCAAAGAACCGCCAAACTCTAAACTTTTTCCGGTAAGAACACCGGTATTTTCTTGAGCCAGTTTACGATACATTCCATACAAATAACCTATTTCACGTCCACCTACGCCAATATCGCCTGCAGGAACATCAGTGTCTGCGCCTATGTGACGCCAGAGTTCAAGCATAAACGCCTGGCAAAAGCGCATTACTTCCGCATCCGATTTTCCGCGTGGGTTGAAATCGGAACCGCCTTTTGCACCTCCCATTGGGAGCGTTGTAAGTGAGTTTTTGAATATTTGTTCAAATCCTAAAAATTTCAGTATAGATAAATTTACCGATGAGTGAAAACGAAGTCCTCCTTTGTAAGGACCAATAGCGTTATTAAATTGCACGCGATAGCCAAGATTTACCTGAACATCGCCTTTGTCGTCTACCCAAGGTACTTTGAATGTAAAAATACGGTCGGGTTCCACAAGGCGTTCGGCAATTTTTGCTTTTTCAAATTCCGGATGTTGATTATAAACATCTTCGATGGTCGTCAGCACTTCGCGCACCGCTTGAAGATATTCTTGTTCTCCGGGGTGTTTTGCTTCAAGTTGCTGCATTAATTTTTCGAGATTCATAGATGGATTTTTTCTTTAAGATTGGTCGTTTTGAGATTGGTTATTTATATTTTTTCGTGTTTCAAAAAAAACATTTACAGTTTAAATTTCAGAAATATTGATAATTATAACAAAATGTAAGATTTTTATTCGTATTTTGGAGTAATTTTGGTGAAAATTGTTTTAAATAGATATATCGACTTATTTTATGCTTACATTCTGTTTGCGATGCAAGTTTAAACTATTTATTTGTTATAATCAAATTTTTTCAACTATTTTTGAAAAATTATTTCTCAAGAAATACAACCTGTTGTTAATTGCTTGATAGTCAGATAATAATAAAATATTTATTAAAAACACTTAACTAGTACAGACTATATACCACTACTTATTATATATGAATACCAGTAGCATAAAAAAACTTTACTTTAAGGATACTTCGTTTGCTAATTTAATGCGTCATCGTATTTATAACGTGTTGCTTTATGCCAGCAAATACGATGCGTTTATGTTGGAAGAAGACGGGAGGGTTGACGAACAGATTTTTAATGAATACGTTTCGTTAAATTTGCGTTATCCGCCTCGTTTTACATTGGTTGACAATGAAGAAGACGCAAATAAAGCATTAGGAGAACGAAGTTACGAATTAATTATTTCTATGCCCAGCGGTGATAGTGTAAATCCGTTTGAATGGGCTAAAAAAGTGAAGATAATTCATCCCGATATTCCCATTGTTATTCTTACACCGTTCTCAAAAATGGTTTCCACACGCATTGCCAACGAAGATTTAAGCGCTATTGATTATGTTTTCAGCTGGCTGGGTGATTCCGATATTTTACTCGCCATTATTAAACTGGTGGAAGATAAAATGAATGTTGAAAAAGACGTAACTTCGGTTGGCGTACAAGTAATCATGCTGGTGGAAGATTCCATACGGTTTTATTCNTCCATTTTACCNCATATTTATAAGTANGTTTTNATACAATCACGNTCNTTTATGACCGAAGCNTTGAANGAACACGAACAAATGCTTCGGATGCGAGGACGCCCTAAAATATTACTGGCAAGAAATTACGAGGAAGCCATATCTACCTATGAAAAATACAAAAATAATATGCTGGGAGTNATTACNGATGTTAGTTTTATGCANNATGGAGTAAAANACANACAAGCNGGNATTAATTTGTGNAAAGAAATTCGTTTGCAAGATAAATATATTCCTCTTATTGTGCAATCTACCGATGAAAACAATAGAATAAAAGCGGATGAAGTAAAAGCCGCCTTTATTCATAAATTGTCAAAAACACAACTNNTNGAAATGAGGGAAACCATTACGAATAATTTTGGNTTNGGTGATTTTGTNTTTATTAATCCNNNCACGGGCGAAGAAGAAATGCGNATAAAAAANCTGAAAGGATTNCAAGATGTNATCTTTACTATTAGCGANGATTCATTGTATTACCATATTTCACNAAATAATATTTCCCGNTGGCTTTATTCCCGCGCNATGTTTCCTTTNGCNGAATTNTTAAAAAACATNCATGTNGGCACAAAAGAAAATACCGATATGNAGCGNGTGAGAGANATTATTTTTGATGCGATTGTNAGTTANNGAAAAGTAAAAAATAAAGGAGTNGTAGCTGTTTTTCANCGAGACAGATTTGACCAATANTCNAATTTTGCACGNATAGGCGAAGGNTCTATGGGAGGAAAAGGTCGCGGATTAGCTTTTGTNGATGCNATGATTAANGGNAATNATTCNTTTGANANATTTGAAAANACACAAATTGTAATTCCGCGNACGGTGGTAATTTGTACCGATATNTTTACGGANTTTATGGAACANAATAATTTGTATTCCATNGCNCTTTCCGATGCCNANGATGANGTTATTTTNCANCANTTTCTTAAAGCCAAACTTCCNCGNCGTTTAATNGCCGATTTGGCTGCNTTTTTGNGNGTAGTAAATTCACCCATNGCANTTCGTTCNTCNAGTTTATTGGANGATTCTCATTATCAGCCNTTTGCNGGNATNTATTCNACNTANATGGTNCCTTTTGACGAANAAAGTAAAACCAANNTGCTNCTTATGATTAAAGAAGCNATAAAAGCNGTNTATGCNTCNGTATATTATAAAGNNAGCAAATNNTATATGANAGCNACAAAAAATGTNATNGATGAAGAAAANATGGCNATTGTNTTACAAGAAATNTGTGGNAATNCNNATGGTANGAGATATTATCCNTCTTTTTCNGGTGTGGTTCGCTCTTTGAACTTTTATCCTCTNGGCNCNGAAAAAACAGAAGANGGNATTNCNAATGTGGCNATGGGACTTGGAAAATATATTATGGACGGNGGAATTACACTNCGATTTTCNCCTTATCATCCTAAAAANATATTGCAAACNAGTACATTAGNANTNNCTCTNAAAGAAACACAAACTTANTTNAANGCNCTCGATTTAACACAAAANTGGTTTGTTCCNCAATTGGACGATGGNTTTAATTTGCTGAAAATAANTGTTCAGGANGCNTTAAAAGANGGAACATTGAAATACATNGCTTCNACNTATAGTTTGGAAAACGAAACAATTTANAATACAGTNGAAGAAAAAGGNAGAAAAATAATCACTTTTGCTAANATATTGNAACACAATGTTTTTCCATTNGCNGAAATTCTNCAAGAAGTAATGCGNGTNTCGCAANNCGANATGGGANGACCGATNGAAATNGAATTTGCNGTAAAATTGGATTATTCNNCNAANCCNACNCATACNTTTTATNTGCTTCAAATTCGNCCTATNGTNGATANTAAAGAANTAATNAATGAAGATATCGGTNCNNTTNCNGAAANAGANACNATAATAAGTTGNAATANNGCNTTNGGACATGGAATTTGNAATGATATNTANGATNTTGTATANNTNAAGCCNGAANCNTTTAANGCAGCAAAAAGTNTNTTNATTATGNCNGAAATAGAAAAAATAAACNCACAGATGCANAATAANCCNTATATNTTNATAGGTCCNGGACGTTGGGGCTCAAGNGANCNTTGGTTNGGAATACCCGTAAAATGGACNCATATTTGNAANGCTCGNATNATTGTGGAAAGCGGACTTTCAAATTACAGGATCGATCCAAGCCAAGGAACGCATTTTTTTCAAAATCTTACTTCGATGGGCGTTGCGTATTTTACAATTAATCCATTTAGAAACGATGGAACTTATGATATCGATTTCTTAAACGCGCAACCTGCGGTTTTTGAATCAGATTACATTCGCCACGTGCATTTTGAAAAACCGGTTATAACCAAAGTGGACGGAAGAAAAANCAAGGGTGTGATTATGAAACCTGATTTTTAGTTTAAGTTATACGAAAACAATGAATTATCCTGAACTNATCGCCGTANTTTTTGGNNTTTTAAGNGTTTGGTACGCTCGTAAAGAAAATATATTGGTTTTTCCTTTTGGAATTATCAGCGTNGCTATTTTNATTTATATTTTCTTTGTAAAAAGATTATACGCCAATGCCGGAATTAATATAATTTATTTACTNACAAATNTTTACGGTTGGTATAATTGGTCAAGACCAAAAGAAAACAANGANAAATTGAAAATTACCAAANATAATCCGACACAAAATTTGTGGATAGTATTGGGAGTTGCAATTGTGTATATCGGTGTTTTACTGTTGTTGCGTTGGTCAAATAAAACCGATTTTCAATACGTTCATTCTTATTTACCNTGGATTGANGCGGCTAATTCCACCGTTTTCTTTTTTGCCACCATTTTAATGACGGTAAAAAAACTTGAAAATTGGGTGTTTTGGATTATTGGAAATGTGATTTCTATCCCGATTTTTTTGTCGCAGGGATTGTTTTTTACCGGTTTTCAATATGCGGTATTTTTAGTGTTGGCTATTTCAGGATATATGGAATGGAAAAAGAAATTGAAAGCAAATAATGAGTGATTTTAGCGAAATAAAAATATTATTGGATAATGCTGTAAAGCGTTACAATCATACTGATTTTATTCAAACGGACCCTATTCAAATTCCACATAAGTTTACAAAAAAAGAAGATATAGAAATTGCCGGATTTCTTACGGCAACCATAGCTTGGGGGCAACGGAAAAGCATTATAAAAAATGCAATGAGATTAATGGAACTGATGGATTATTCACCATACGATTTTTTAATGGACGGTGAATTTTTGACTGAAAAAGAAAATGAAATACGCTGTTTTATTCACCGGACTTTTAATGGCGAAGATTGTTCGTTTTTTCTAAAATCGTTACAAAATATATACACAAATCATGGCGGTTTGGAAAAGGTTTTTACCGATGGTTTTCAAAAAGAAAACACAATTTTTGGCGCATTAAAACATTTCAGAGAGGCATTTTTGGATATTCCACACGAAAAACGCAGCGAAAAACATCTTTCGGATGTGCTTTCCAATTCATCTGCCAAAAGATTGAATATGTTTTTACGCTGGATGGTAAGGCATGATGAGAAAGGCGTTGATTTTGGTTTATGGAAAAATATTCCGATGTCCGCATTAATGCTTCCATTGGATGTACATACAGGAAACGTAAGCCGGAATTTAGGTTTATTNCGGAGAAAACCAAATGATTGGAAAGCTGTGGAAGAAATTACCGAAATTCTTCGTACTTTTGATGTCGAAGATCCTATAAAGTATGATTTTGCATTGTTTGGATTGGGAGCTTTTATTTGATTTGCAGATTNAAAACCGTAACATTAAACTTTAAANGTCAAATGTTTTATGAAATTNTTTAANACATCCCAAATTCGNGAANTNGATAAATATACNATTGAAAATGAANCGATTGCGTCTATTTCTTTGATGGAACGTGCTGCCGANNGNATTCTTNAGCANTTCAAAANAGATTGGAGTTTAAGTCANGATGTGGTGATTTTGTGTGGTCCCGGAAATAACGGTGGAGATGGTTTAGCATTGGGAAGAATGCTGTTGCAAATTGGTTATGATGTTCAGGTAGTTTTATTGCGTACGNGAAAGTTATCTGCAGACTGNGAACAAAATAAAGCACGATTAATAGANCATTTTCCTGATTNTTTCACAGAACAAAGCAAAAAATTTGAACCGATTGAANTNTCCGCAAAAACAATTATTGTAGACGCGCTTTTCGGNTCGGGNTTAGCNCGNCCGCTTGAAGGAATTTTTGCCGATGCGGTTAATTGGATNAATTCTTTGCAAAATTCGGTNGTNTCGATAGATATTCCTTCCGGTTTAGACGGTGAAAAATGNGCCGGANACNATGANATTANTGTAAAAGCAAATGTAACTTATACGCTTCAATTTCCAAAATTGGCTTTTTTCTTTGCGGAAAATGAGCCGTTTGTTGGGAAATGGAAAATAATTGATATTAAACTTCATCCAAAAGCCATTGAAAAAGAACTTACACCATGGCATTACACAGAAAAATTTGATGATATTGTTTCCAAATTGAAACTCCGTTCCAGATTCGCTCACAAAGGCGCTTTCGGACACGTTTGTTTGATGGCGGGAAGCAAAGGAATGGCAGGTGCGGCGGTACTTTCAGCGTCGGGAGCTTCGCGTGCAGGTGCGGGATTGGTAACGGTTTTTGGAACGGAAGAAAACCGTGTAATTCTTCAAACTTCTGTTCCTGAAACAATATATAAAACAGATTTGAATGATTTTGAAAAATATTCAGTTTACGCTTTCGGACCGGGAATTGGAGCAACAAAGGAATCGGAACAGATACTCAGGGAATTATTGAAAAAAATCGTTTTACAAGATAACAAAAAGGCTTCTTCAGGAGATTTAGGAATTGTTCTTGATGCCGATGCTTTAAATATTGTCTCAGAAAATCCCGAACTTTGGAACGTCATTCCCAAAAACACAATTATTACACCTCATCCAAAAGAGTTTGAGCGCCTTTTCGGGAAATGTGAAAACTCTTCGGAACGTTTGCTGAAAGCGCAAGAAAAATCGCAAGAATTAGGAATTATTATTGTGCTGAAGGGAGCATATACGGCAATTTTTTCTTCAGATGGTAATATTTATTTCAATTCCACCGGAAATCCCGGAATGGCAACGGGTGGTATGGGCGATGTACTAACGGGAATAATTGCCGCTTTACTCGCGCAACACTATTCTCCTTTAGAAAGTGCAATTTTGGGAGTTTTTTTGCATGGTTTAGCTGCCGATATTGCTCTCGAAAATCAATCGGAAGAAAGTTTATTGGCGCGTGATGTGATTGAAAAAATAGGAAAAGCGTTTAAAACTCTTCATCAAAAATAATTTTTAATAATATTTTTTTTGTGCTGGTTATTGTTTTGATAATCAGCATTAATTTTCTAATTCTAAAATTAAACAAAAGTTTTAATCAATAATATTAAACAAATGATTAAATTTTNCGTTTAAATATTGTATTTTTGTATTTAACTAAAATTTAAGGTGAATGAAAAAAATGGATAATACTTTTTTGGATCAATCAACAGAAGAAAAAATAAAGCAGTCAGCTGAAAAAGTTTTTATGGAGAAAGGATTTTTTGGAGCGCGCACACGCGATATAGCCAAAGACGCGGGAATAAATTTGGCATTAGTAAACTACTATTTTAGAAGTAAGGAAAATCTTTTCAAAATTATAATGGAAGAAAAATTGGGTGTTTTTTTTGGTTTCGTAATTGAAATTTTGGAAAATCCTGAAAAAACATTGCCAGAAAAAATCAAAATTTTAGTAAATAAATATACTGATATGTTGATTTCGTTACCGGACTTACCTATGTTTATTTTGAATGAAATAAAACAAAACCCAAAATTTTTTGAAGAAAGATTACGGGTGAAAGAGCCTGTGAATAACGGTTTTGCAACTCTTTTGCAAGCAAATAACTTTTCTTCAAAAGAAGAATTGATGCAGGTGGTTTTAACCTTGTTGGGAATGACGCTTTTCCCCTTTATAGCTAAAGATGTTGTTACTAATTTATTGAATTTTTCACCCGAAGATTACTATAAAATGCTAAATAAAAGAAGGGAATTAATTCCTGTTTGGATGGAAGAAATACTAAAAATACAACAAAAATGAAAAGAATATTCTTATTTACCGGAGTTTTAACTTNCTTTTTAACTGCGTTTTCGCAGACAATTACGCTTGATGAATGTCAAAAATTGGCAAAGCAAAATTTTCCGCTTGCCAAACAGCAGAATTTAATCGACGAAACTTCAAAAAATACAGCTTCCGCTTTGTTAACGCAATATTTTCCGCAAATTCAGATAAACGGACAAGCAACATACCAGTCGGACGTTACAAAAATCGAATTGGGAAATCTTCCGCCGGCATTGCAATCAATGACTTTTCCTACGCCAGATAAAGATCAATACAAGGTTTACGCCGATGTTTCTCAAACCATTTACGATGGCGGTGTAATTTCTTCGCAACGCAAAATGGTAAACGCAAACAACTTGGTTGAAAAAGAGAAAGTTGCGGTGGAAATATACAAATTAAAAGACCGTGTAAATCAGACTTATTTCGGAATTTTACTGATGGATGAACAAATGAAACAAACCGATTTACTTCAAAATGATTTGCAAACCGCACTCGACAAAGTAAATGTAATGGTAAAAAACGGCGTTTCGTTATTAAGCAACAAACAAAATTTGGAAGCAGAAATGCTTAAAGTGAAACAAGCGAAAGATGAAATTATTGTACAGCGGCAAATGTTGATAAAAGTATTGAGCTTATTAACGGGAAAAGAAATGGACGAAAATTCGATTTTCAAAAAACCACAACTTGTTTCTGAAATTGAAAACATAACCCGTCCTGAATTAAGTTTAATTTCTTACCAGTTGGATGCTTTAAAAACTCAAAATCAACAGCTTACAGCATTAAATGTCCCCAAATTAAATCTATTTCTTCAAGGAGGATACGGAAAGCCGGCATTGAATATGTTCAAAAATGAGTTTGAACCGTATTACATAGCCGGCGTACGATTGAATTGGCAGTTATCACGTTTATACACTCTTAAAAAAGACCGCGATAATTTGAAAGTTCAGGAAAAATCATTGGAAATTCAAAAAGATTTATTCAATNTAAATCAGGAAATTGCTCAAACACAACAAAACAGTGAAATTCAAAAGTTACAAAACAAACTGAAATCGGATAATGATATTCTTATTTTGCGCACTGAAATCAAAAAAACAAGTCAGATACAACTCGAAAACGGAGTAATTACGAGTTCGGATTTTATTCGCGATGCCAATGCTGAAAATCAAGCGCGGCAAACAAAAGCGCTTCACGAAATGCAATTGTTGCTGGCGCAGTATAATTTGAAGTGGATAAATAATCAGCAGTAAATTTAAAGTTGAAAAAACATAAATTCAATAATGAAAATGAAAGCAATTGATAAAGATAACGCTGAGCATTACCAATGGGGAAATAATTGCGAGGGTTGGCATTTGTTAAAGTCCGATAATTTAAGTGTCATTCAAGAAGTTATGTCTCCAAAAACATCAGAAGTATTACATTATCACAATATATCACAGCAATTTTTCTTTATTCTGAAAGGGATTGCAACTTTTGAGGTTGAAGGTGAAATTCTAAAAATCAAGGAGATGAATGGATTGCATATTAAGCCAAAATTACGACATAAAATTATAAATAATTCAAATGAAAATCTGGAGTTTTTGGTAGTTTCGGAACCAAAATCGCACGGAGACAGAATAAATTTAGAGTAAAAATCAGAAAAAATATTTNTATGAAACCNACATCAATAAAAATTTTACTTTCTACTGTTATTTTNGGAACAGTAATANTGACTTCTTGTAAATCAAAAGATGAAAAGTACGATGCTTCAGGATATTTTGAAGCAGTTGAAACCATTGTTTCTGCACAAGCAAA
The genomic region above belongs to uncultured Paludibacter sp. and contains:
- the ppa gene encoding Inorganic pyrophosphatase; the encoded protein is MRNTFNPWHHVSPGDKLPDIVNGIIEIPKGIRGKYELDKDSGLLKLDRVLYSSVYYPANYGFIPQSYCDDKDPLDILILSQIEVVPLCIVPAKVIGVMRMLDNGEADDKIIAVAAGDPSVNHYDDISELPPHLITETMSFFEDYTKLENKTVVVEKFFDKETAIQIMEDAFKLYKTHYGELHRWFFG
- the yeaQ gene encoding conserved hypothetical protein; putative inner membrane protein (Evidence 4 : Unknown function but conserved in other organisms; Product type m : membrane component); this encodes MGILTWIILGLLAGAIAKAIHPGPDPGGWIITIIIGIIGAIVGGFIGSALGWGGVTAFDMKSLLLSIGGAIIVLWLYSMLKKR
- the bcp gene encoding putative peroxiredoxin bcp (Evidence 3 : Putative function from multiple computational evidences), with amino-acid sequence MALKVGDKAPEVFGVNQDGKEIKLSDYKEKKIVLYFYPKDNTSGCTAEACSLRDEYEELRKDGYEVIGVSADSESSHQKFIQKNDLPFNLIADTDKKLSEHFGTWGEKSMYGKKYMGMFRTTYIINEQGIIEKVFSPKEINTKIHALQILNKAK
- the gdhA gene encoding glutamate dehydrogenase, NADP-specific (Evidence 2a : Function from experimental evidences in other organisms; PubMedId : 6308576, 6373501, 9298646; Product type e : enzyme), with protein sequence MNLEKLMQQLEAKHPGEQEYLQAVREVLTTIEDVYNQHPEFEKAKIAERLVEPDRIFTFKVPWVDDKGDVQVNLGYRVQFNNAIGPYKGGLRFHSSVNLSILKFLGFEQIFKNSLTTLPMGGAKGGSDFNPRGKSDAEVMRFCQAFMLELWRHIGADTDVPAGDIGVGGREIGYLYGMYRKLAQENTGVLTGKSLEFGGSLIRPEATGFGGLYFVKQMLETAGHDIKGKTIALSGFGNVAWGAAIKATEMGAKVVTISGPDGYIYDENGISGEKIDYLLELRATCNDVVEPYAEKFGAKFFAGKRPWEVKVDIALPCATQNELNEEDANILIANNVLCVAEISNMGCTPEAIEAFLKHKVMYGPGKAVNAGGVATSGLEMTQNAMHISWIAEEVDERLKQIMGSIHEQCVKYGKEPSGYINYMKGANVAGFLKVAKAMLAQGVI
- a CDS encoding Pyruvate phosphate dikinase PEP/pyruvate-binding protein, whose translation is MRHRIYNVLLYASKYDAFMLEEDGRVDEQIFNEYVSLNLRYPPRFTLVDNEEDANKALGERSYELIISMPSGDSVNPFEWAKKVKIIHPDIPIVILTPFSKMVSTRIANEDLSAIDYVFSWLGDSDILLAIIKLVEDKMNVEKDVTSVGVQVIMLVEDSIRFYSSILPHIYKXVXIQSRSFMTEALXEHEQMLRMRGRPKILLARNYEEAISTYEKYKNNMLGVITDVSFMXXGVKXXQAGINLXKEIRLQDKYIPLIVQSTDENNRIKADEVKAAFIHKLSKTQLXEMRETITNNFGXGDFVFINPXTGEEEMRIKXLKGXQDVIFTISXDSLYYHISXNNISRWLYSRAMFPXAEXLKNXHVGTKENTDMXRVRXIIFDAIVSXXKVKNKGVVAVFXRDRFDQXSNFARIGEGSMGGKGRGLAFVDAMIXGNXSFXXFEXTQIVIPRTVVICTDXFTXFMEXNNLYSXALSDAXDXVIXXXFLKAKLPRRLXADLAAFLXVVNSPXAXRSSSLLXDSHYQPFAGXYSTXMVPFDEXSKTXXLLMIKEAIKAVYASVYYKXSKXYMXATKNVXDEEXMAIVLQEXCGNXXGXRYYPSFSGVVRSLNFYPLGXEKTEXGIXNVAMGLGKYIMDGGITLRFSPYHPKXILQTSTLXXXLKETQTXXXALDLTQXWFVPQLDDGFNLLKIXVQXALKXGTLKYXASTYSLENETIXNTVEEKGRKIITFAXILXHNVFPXAEILQEVMRVSQXXMGXPXEXEFAVKLDYSXXPTHTFYXLQIRPXVDXKEXXNEDIGXXXEXXTIISXNXAXGHGIXNDXXDXVXXKPEXFXAAKSXXIMXEIEKINXQMXNXPYXXIGPGRWGSXXXWXGIPVKWTHIXXARXIVESGLSNYRIDPSQGTHFFQNLTSMGVAYFTINPFRNDGTYDIDFLNAQPAVFESDYIRHVHFEKPVITKVDGRKXKGVIMKPDF
- a CDS encoding PnuC1 protein; amino-acid sequence: MNYPELIAVXFGXLXVWYARKENILVFPFGIISVAIXIYIFFVKRLYANAGINIIYLLTNXYGWYNWSRPKENXXKLKITKXNPTQNLWIVLGVAIVYIGVLLLLRWSNKTDFQYVHSYLPWIXAANSTVFFFATILMTVKKLENWVFWIIGNVISIPIFLSQGLFFTGFQYAVFLVLAISGYMEWKKKLKANNE
- a CDS encoding conserved hypothetical protein (Evidence 4 : Unknown function but conserved in other organisms); translation: MSDFSEIKILLDNAVKRYNHTDFIQTDPIQIPHKFTKKEDIEIAGFLTATIAWGQRKSIIKNAMRLMELMDYSPYDFLMDGEFLTEKENEIRCFIHRTFNGEDCSFFLKSLQNIYTNHGGLEKVFTDGFQKENTIFGALKHFREAFLDIPHEKRSEKHLSDVLSNSSAKRLNMFLRWMVRHDEKGVDFGLWKNIPMSALMLPLDVHTGNVSRNLGLXRRKPNDWKAVEEITEILRTFDVEDPIKYDFALFGLGAFI
- a CDS encoding Carbohydrate kinase, YjeF related protein, which produces MKXFXTSQIREXDKYTIENEXIASISLMERAAXXILXXFKXDWSLSXDVVILCGPGNNGGDGLALGRMLLQIGYDVQVVLLRTXKLSADXEQNKARLIXHFPDXFTEQSKKFEPIEXSAKTIIVDALFGSGLARPLEGIFADAVNWXNSLQNSVVSIDIPSGLDGEKXAGXXXIXVKANVTYTLQFPKLAFFFAENEPFVGKWKIIDIKLHPKAIEKELTPWHYTEKFDDIVSKLKLRSRFAHKGAFGHVCLMAGSKGMAGAAVLSASGASRAGAGLVTVFGTEENRVILQTSVPETIYKTDLNDFEKYSVYAFGPGIGATKESEQILRELLKKIVLQDNKKASSGDLGIVLDADALNIVSENPELWNVIPKNTIITPHPKEFERLFGKCENSSERLLKAQEKSQELGIIIVLKGAYTAIFSSDGNIYFNSTGNPGMATGGMGDVLTGIIAALLAQHYSPLESAILGVFLHGLAADIALENQSEESLLARDVIEKIGKAFKTLHQK
- a CDS encoding Transcriptional regulator, TetR family codes for the protein MKKMDNTFLDQSTEEKIKQSAEKVFMEKGFFGARTRDIAKDAGINLALVNYYFRSKENLFKIIMEEKLGVFFGFVIEILENPEKTLPEKIKILVNKYTDMLISLPDLPMFILNEIKQNPKFFEERLRVKEPVNNGFATLLQANNFSSKEELMQVVLTLLGMTLFPFIAKDVVTNLLNFSPEDYYKMLNKRRELIPVWMEEILKIQQK